In Candidatus Bathyarchaeia archaeon, the following are encoded in one genomic region:
- a CDS encoding CxxC-x17-CxxC domain-containing protein, with translation MHKAVCADCGRECEVPFKPDGSRPVYCRECYSKRRPPRRY, from the coding sequence ATGCATAAGGCAGTTTGTGCTGATTGCGGAAGAGAATGTGAAGTTCCCTTCAAACCAGACGGAAGCAGACCAGTATACTGCCGAGAATGCTATTCAAAACGAAGACCCCCGAGAAGATATTAA
- a CDS encoding CARDB domain-containing protein, producing MHAFWAAISGDGSYITYTGGSWPAPNQLSLIKMKTTPPLQVWQANLPQSAFWRVDMPCHGKSIVVVNDDPSDSVGALAIYWNDGGNGWDAGDSIPVWTYWPDKDIGSAQNPLADFYTVAISESGNYIATGGTPHNTYLLKNDATIQQKIGIMPGSIQSVDLTLSGKYGVAGDNTGNVWFFDKDTGFKWSWMTGGAIHSVAISKVYPCMFPYPDHDVAVTSIKPNKTIVGQGYNANISITVTNEGDFQETFEVTLCTNSTVIGTQTVNNLAAGMSIILNFSWNTNSYEKGIYTVWASSSVVPDEIDVYDNQLVDSTIKVTIPGDVDGDFKVKMDDIVLIVGAFGSTLRADGWYWHTPPCILCPHNPNYDVDGNSKVDMGDIVITCGNFGKTYP from the coding sequence GTGCATGCTTTCTGGGCAGCCATCTCTGGAGACGGCAGCTACATAACCTATACTGGCGGATCATGGCCAGCACCTAACCAACTCAGCTTAATTAAAATGAAAACAACACCGCCCCTTCAAGTTTGGCAAGCCAACCTTCCACAATCAGCATTCTGGAGAGTTGACATGCCATGCCACGGAAAAAGCATAGTAGTAGTTAACGACGACCCAAGCGATTCAGTCGGCGCCCTCGCCATCTATTGGAATGACGGCGGCAACGGCTGGGACGCCGGAGACTCAATACCAGTATGGACTTATTGGCCAGACAAGGACATAGGAAGCGCACAAAACCCCTTGGCAGACTTCTACACAGTAGCAATCTCAGAAAGCGGCAACTACATAGCCACAGGCGGCACACCACACAACACCTACCTCCTAAAAAACGACGCAACCATTCAACAAAAAATCGGCATAATGCCAGGCTCGATTCAGTCAGTGGATCTTACACTTTCCGGAAAATACGGAGTTGCAGGAGATAACACAGGCAACGTCTGGTTCTTTGACAAGGATACTGGATTTAAGTGGAGTTGGATGACCGGTGGAGCAATTCATTCCGTAGCTATTTCTAAGGTATACCCATGCATGTTTCCATACCCAGACCATGATGTGGCAGTCACCAGCATAAAGCCAAACAAAACCATTGTAGGACAAGGATACAACGCAAACATTAGCATAACCGTAACGAACGAAGGCGATTTCCAAGAAACCTTTGAAGTAACACTTTGCACAAATTCAACAGTTATCGGAACTCAAACAGTTAACAACCTAGCCGCAGGAATGTCAATCATTCTGAACTTCTCTTGGAACACCAACAGCTACGAAAAAGGAATCTACACAGTATGGGCTTCCAGTTCGGTTGTACCCGACGAAATAGACGTATACGACAACCAACTCGTAGATAGTACTATAAAAGTGACTATTCCTGGCGATGTTGATGGTGATTTTAAAGTGAAGATGGATGATATAGTGCTTATTGTTGGTGCTTTCGGGTCAACGCTTAGAGCAGACGGATGGTACTGGCACACGCCACCCTGCATACTATGTCCCCATAATCCAAACTACGACGTAGACGGAAACAGCAAAGTAGACATGGGCGACATAGTCATAACATGCGGCAACTTCGGAAAAACCTACCCATAA
- a CDS encoding YHS domain-containing protein, translated as MPKDPVCGIVLDEKTAKFKITYDGETYHFCSLACKKKFKRHPMKFVK; from the coding sequence ATGCCTAAGGACCCAGTTTGCGGCATTGTTCTCGACGAAAAAACAGCAAAATTTAAGATAACCTATGATGGCGAAACCTACCATTTTTGCAGCTTGGCATGCAAGAAAAAATTCAAAAGACACCCAATGAAATTCGTGAAATAA
- a CDS encoding 2-oxoacid:acceptor oxidoreductase subunit alpha, protein MKIAKLNTYFWQGNEACAEAAIIAGCRFFAGYPITPASELFEHMAKRLPQVGGITIQMEDEMASLGAVIGASWTGNKAMTATSGPGFSLMQELIGYAFMTETPCVIADMQRVGPSTGQATKCGQGDVMQARWGTHGDYSAIVLAPNSVQEMFTLTIKAFNYAEKYRTPVILLADEIVAHMREQVTVPPIERIEIINRRKPKTGEKAFFGNEEVPPMPAVGEGYNVIVTGSTHDEYGVRSTANPIVHRRLVERLNNKIQNHAEEIADYESYNVDKCRIGIVAFGCTSRAIYEAAENAEKMGIKTGYVRLRTLWPFPEQIIRRLAKSAKKIIVPEMNLKQIFYEVERAAKGSAEIIPLNKIGGGELITPEELTAKIQEVAKEEKK, encoded by the coding sequence ATGAAAATAGCCAAGCTGAATACTTATTTCTGGCAAGGAAACGAAGCATGTGCAGAAGCCGCCATAATTGCTGGATGTCGCTTTTTTGCAGGCTATCCAATAACGCCAGCCAGCGAATTATTTGAACATATGGCTAAACGTTTGCCACAAGTTGGTGGAATAACTATTCAAATGGAAGATGAAATGGCTTCTTTAGGCGCAGTTATAGGCGCAAGCTGGACAGGAAACAAAGCCATGACCGCCACATCAGGACCAGGCTTTAGCTTAATGCAGGAATTGATAGGTTACGCGTTTATGACTGAAACGCCATGCGTGATAGCCGACATGCAAAGGGTAGGACCAAGCACTGGACAAGCCACAAAATGCGGGCAAGGAGACGTGATGCAAGCTCGCTGGGGCACTCACGGCGATTACTCAGCTATTGTGCTTGCGCCAAACTCCGTCCAAGAAATGTTCACGTTAACCATTAAAGCTTTTAACTATGCAGAAAAATATCGCACTCCAGTTATACTTCTTGCAGACGAAATAGTCGCTCACATGAGAGAACAGGTAACCGTGCCGCCAATAGAACGTATAGAAATAATTAACCGCAGAAAACCAAAAACTGGAGAAAAAGCATTTTTTGGCAATGAAGAAGTCCCGCCTATGCCAGCAGTTGGCGAAGGCTACAATGTTATCGTTACTGGGTCAACCCATGACGAGTATGGTGTTAGGTCAACAGCCAACCCGATTGTGCATAGACGCCTCGTAGAGAGACTCAACAACAAAATACAGAACCACGCGGAAGAAATTGCAGATTACGAAAGCTACAATGTCGACAAGTGCAGAATAGGTATAGTCGCCTTTGGTTGCACATCACGCGCCATCTACGAAGCAGCAGAAAATGCGGAAAAAATGGGAATAAAAACTGGATATGTGAGATTGAGGACTCTTTGGCCTTTTCCGGAACAAATCATCAGAAGACTAGCAAAATCGGCTAAGAAGATAATTGTGCCAGAAATGAATTTGAAACAAATATTTTACGAGGTAGAACGAGCCGCAAAGGGTTCAGCGGAGATAATCCCATTAAACAAAATTGGCGGTGGAGAATTAATCACGCCAGAAGAGTTAACAGCTAAAATTCAAGAAGTAGCGAAGGAGGAGAAGAAATGA
- a CDS encoding cohesin domain-containing protein translates to MQKITGKIVATMLLCFMLTMPIISNINVHGQEPATLRVDPPEQEIPDEPFFDVFVWVDSFFDVYMDGIILTYDTSIIDAVDVEAVPPFSTTNKIIDDANGYMQIESVAEPPIHGSIPLAHFTFRCTGGGISDLTIAQYYLFDPYLNPIPVNKIINGRVTQTSWYFKPPYPDYAPSGVPDFDQKQWGTQMWINPFPPVGTWSYCGPVAIANSLWWLDSEHEPNPIPPPIINDNFPLVQSYAPGVWDDHDPQNVPPFVEDLAFLMDTNGQRFGHQHCGTEVHEMTMGLNEYISRQGLDWKFYVHLQKAPGFLWIGEEIKKCQDVVLLLGFWQFNPYIQQWVRVGGHYVTCAGVDSANWKLAISDPYIDATEMGLSQGRVLPPPPHPHTGIPETLHNDALYVSHDFYPIGPSPSPGGPFGFYDYPAEYIIDNFGSCQNTPDEFLEFDGEYLPGEQLFTEIEYAVVTSCKTGIVAAGSEDTNLYVWDFFGALQWQQQLGKPVISVAMDNNGTFVAAGTRTSSGVGDLWLFDALGNLQWVKSNLNVSTSYNGGWAGTESKSVDVKYNAYSGLVVVAAATDQGLYLFDQNGNQIWQFYHQISETLVRISQDGNYIICLGNIDGQVHYFSHMRN, encoded by the coding sequence ATGCAGAAAATAACTGGAAAAATAGTAGCGACTATGCTGCTTTGTTTCATGTTGACCATGCCGATAATCAGTAACATAAACGTACACGGACAAGAACCAGCAACACTTCGTGTTGACCCACCAGAACAAGAAATTCCAGATGAACCGTTTTTCGATGTATTTGTTTGGGTAGATAGCTTTTTCGACGTTTATATGGACGGAATAATTTTGACCTACGACACTTCAATTATTGACGCAGTAGATGTTGAAGCGGTTCCCCCCTTTTCGACTACAAACAAGATAATCGATGATGCGAACGGTTACATGCAAATAGAAAGCGTAGCTGAACCTCCCATTCATGGTTCCATACCGCTAGCACATTTCACATTCCGCTGTACTGGCGGAGGAATAAGCGACTTAACCATAGCACAATACTATTTATTCGACCCATACCTAAACCCCATTCCAGTTAATAAAATTATAAATGGACGCGTTACACAAACCAGCTGGTACTTTAAACCACCATACCCCGATTACGCACCAAGCGGCGTTCCAGACTTCGACCAAAAACAATGGGGCACGCAAATGTGGATAAACCCGTTCCCACCAGTCGGCACATGGAGCTACTGTGGACCAGTAGCAATAGCAAACTCATTATGGTGGCTTGACTCAGAACACGAACCAAACCCAATACCCCCACCGATAATCAATGACAATTTCCCATTAGTCCAAAGTTACGCACCTGGAGTTTGGGACGACCATGACCCGCAAAACGTTCCACCCTTCGTCGAAGACCTTGCTTTTCTTATGGACACTAACGGTCAAAGATTCGGTCATCAACATTGCGGCACGGAAGTGCATGAGATGACTATGGGGCTCAACGAATACATATCACGCCAAGGACTCGACTGGAAATTCTACGTGCACTTGCAGAAAGCTCCAGGCTTCCTCTGGATAGGAGAAGAAATCAAAAAGTGCCAAGACGTAGTACTGCTTCTCGGATTCTGGCAGTTTAATCCGTACATACAACAGTGGGTGCGTGTCGGCGGACACTACGTGACATGCGCAGGCGTTGACTCCGCAAATTGGAAGCTTGCAATAAGCGACCCATACATAGACGCTACGGAAATGGGACTTTCACAAGGAAGAGTATTGCCACCACCTCCACATCCACACACAGGAATACCCGAAACACTCCACAACGACGCACTATACGTTTCGCACGATTTCTATCCAATAGGACCATCACCAAGCCCAGGCGGACCCTTCGGATTCTATGACTATCCAGCAGAATATATTATCGACAACTTCGGCTCATGTCAAAACACTCCAGACGAATTCCTTGAATTCGACGGCGAATACTTGCCTGGTGAACAACTCTTCACAGAGATAGAATATGCAGTTGTAACCTCATGCAAAACAGGAATCGTCGCCGCAGGCTCAGAAGACACGAACCTCTATGTCTGGGACTTCTTCGGTGCATTACAATGGCAACAACAGCTTGGAAAACCAGTAATATCAGTTGCGATGGACAACAACGGAACATTTGTAGCTGCAGGAACAAGAACTTCCAGCGGAGTAGGCGACCTATGGCTGTTTGACGCTCTCGGCAATCTTCAATGGGTAAAATCAAACCTTAACGTGTCCACGAGCTATAATGGCGGCTGGGCGGGAACAGAATCCAAATCAGTCGACGTAAAATACAACGCCTATAGCGGCCTAGTCGTAGTAGCGGCCGCAACAGATCAAGGTTTGTACTTGTTCGACCAGAATGGAAACCAAATATGGCAATTCTACCACCAAATAAGCGAAACATTAGTACGAATCTCACAAGATGGAAACTACATAATATGCCTAGGAAACATCGACGGACAAGTGCATTACTTCTCGCACATGCGCAACTGA
- the albA gene encoding DNA-binding protein Alba — translation MTQNKDVIFIGNKPPMAYVLAIITSLSSSNAKEITLKARGQAITTAVDAAEIARRRFLKDLQISKVSIGTMEMPPREGENRSRMVSTMEITLTKE, via the coding sequence ATGACACAAAATAAAGATGTTATCTTCATCGGAAACAAACCACCAATGGCCTACGTTCTAGCAATAATTACAAGCCTCTCCTCAAGCAATGCCAAAGAAATAACCTTGAAAGCACGCGGACAAGCAATTACCACAGCAGTTGACGCAGCTGAAATAGCAAGAAGACGCTTCCTAAAAGACCTACAAATTAGCAAAGTATCCATAGGCACAATGGAAATGCCGCCGAGAGAAGGCGAAAACAGGTCAAGAATGGTTTCAACAATGGAGATAACGCTGACAAAAGAGTAG
- a CDS encoding thiamine pyrophosphate-dependent enzyme translates to MTQQFSIRKYLRDIEMPFCPGCGIFTVMNAFLKAVHELGHEDLSKFVFCSGIGCSAWIPSPHFIADSIHTPHGRSIPIATGVKLLRPDVNVVVFGGDGDIVGIGLSHFIHAARRNLDILVIMVNNMVYGMTGGQVAPTTPFKIKTTTTPYGSFEQPLDATRLAVAAGACYVSRWTTIHQNELRETIKKAMKMKGFRFIEAVSQCPTAFGRRVGFKDAGEMLKWFKENSVSIKQAEKLDEDKLAEKIVVGEFIQRQRPTFVDNVYKMIEEAQKIDEN, encoded by the coding sequence ATGACGCAGCAATTCTCAATAAGAAAATATCTCCGAGACATCGAGATGCCCTTCTGCCCAGGCTGCGGCATATTCACAGTTATGAACGCTTTTTTGAAAGCCGTCCATGAACTAGGCCACGAAGACCTGAGCAAATTCGTTTTTTGCAGCGGAATCGGTTGTTCAGCATGGATTCCATCACCACACTTCATTGCCGACTCAATCCATACACCACACGGAAGAAGCATACCAATCGCAACAGGCGTAAAGCTACTCCGTCCAGACGTTAACGTGGTTGTTTTCGGTGGCGACGGAGACATAGTGGGTATAGGCCTAAGCCACTTTATCCATGCAGCCAGAAGAAACTTAGACATACTCGTCATAATGGTTAATAACATGGTTTACGGAATGACTGGTGGACAAGTCGCACCGACAACGCCATTTAAAATAAAGACTACAACAACCCCTTATGGAAGTTTTGAGCAACCATTAGACGCCACGAGATTAGCCGTTGCGGCCGGAGCATGTTACGTTTCGCGCTGGACTACAATACATCAAAACGAATTAAGAGAAACCATAAAAAAGGCGATGAAAATGAAAGGTTTCAGATTCATTGAGGCAGTAAGTCAATGTCCAACAGCTTTTGGAAGAAGAGTGGGTTTTAAAGATGCTGGAGAAATGCTAAAGTGGTTCAAAGAAAATTCTGTTTCGATAAAACAAGCAGAGAAACTCGATGAAGACAAGTTAGCCGAGAAGATAGTTGTAGGCGAATTTATCCAAAGACAACGCCCCACGTTTGTTGACAATGTATACAAAATGATTGAGGAGGCACAAAAAATCGATGAAAATTGA